Sequence from the Sardina pilchardus chromosome 15, fSarPil1.1, whole genome shotgun sequence genome:
AGGCATAATGTGTATATCCGTGTCGGAAACCTTACAACACAGATCCAGGTAGACTGATGAGCATGCACTGGTATGTGTAAACTGTTTTGCTCATCTTGGATAAAGTGTGTGCAGATGTAGACAGGAACTTAAACTCTACTGCCCTACTTAGCTACACTGGCACAGCATAATATATTGGTGACTGTTTACATCAGACTATAAATTAACATGCTATAGTTGATGAACAATCCATCACCTTCAGTTATATAAAGCCATAAGTACAGTATGGCATACTCACTGCAGAAATCCACGATGCGCTAACTAATAGTAGAAGTTAGCCCTCTACTGAATGGTGTTGGCATAGGGCAACAGTTAATCTATTTAATCTATGTTAGTGTTTAATCTCATGTAAGTGCTTAATCTATTTTAGTGTtggcaataaaaacaaaaaccctatattttattttataaaagagaggaaggggactTTAATGTTTTGTAAGTAAAGTAATTGTTAGATCACATGACTaggatacagtatgttcttAGTACTTCACATTTCTAGAGAGATACCTCTGTGACCATGTAAACAAGAACAATTTAtaacttttttttataaatgGGCAAAATATAATTGTTGTCATATGGCAACAGCATGCAAATATGGAACCTGTTTATGCCCATCCAATGGAATGATATCATATGATTGGAGTATTATAGGATGTGCATGTTTACCGATCTGTAAATTATGTGTCGAATAAGGTCCAGATATTGCAGTTACTGGAGCAGTCAgatgtattttgtgtcattgttcACTATGCAGTCAACTAGACAAGATTTCTAATTTGAGATTTTGAGAAAGATAAAAGCACATTGTTGGCTCTTCCACCAATGAAGTGTTAGGATTGGATATAATGAAACAGGGAGGAGAACAACATTGACATGTGTAGCGGATAGAGACTGCAGTCACCTATTCTGACCAATTCAGAGGCCCAAATTCAAGGGCAAATGCGGTGACCCTTCTCTTTTCCCATTATAAATGGTGTAAAAAGTGGGCTGGCTTATTGTACTATGGAGCCATCCAAGGCATGCCCAGTATGTGCCTGTAGTAATGTATATGGTTAGGTTGATCTTTGTGCATGGGACCCCAGATATGGATGAGGCATGACTTTACAGGGTAGAAGTGTGTCAGGgggatctctctgtgtgtaaggCATGGATTTGCACGCTTTCTGAACAGGAGGGCTCGGTGACTGTGCAGTCTCAGTGCAAATGAATATTTCCTCTGACTGCGATAGAACCCCTATATATGGTATATGGGAAATGAAAGTCATCATAATGAAACATATTCATCTAAATGATTACTTTATTAAATTAAACATAAACTTTGGTGTTGATCAAAGCAATTACTTTATGTCCCTACACAAAGGTTATTTCTCTTCCAAAGTGGACTACACTATGACAATATTACCATGGTATCATCACTTTATAGCCCAAAATACAGTTAGGTATAAAACTAGATGTATCAGAGCATAACTCAAGTCATGCCTAATTTAGTTAATATTTTAAAAGACTTGTAATGAATCACTAATAGTTATCATTCATACTTGCAAACCAAATGTGTTCTTGTAATAATGTGTTGAATTTGGTAACAGCAAGCTTAATGCCAACAGTGTTGAGAGCAGCTGAACTCCACTAAGAGAGAACCATGGCTCCAGATTCTTAGTAAGCTTAACCACAATAGAAGGTGATGATAAACACAAGATAAAGGGTTGCCTCAGAATGAGAGAGCTGCTATTTCAGCCCTCATTTACCATAAAGATGTGCTGCTGCAACATTTCTGACAAGCACAAACCACATAacatgagaaaaaaacacaacaagggTCAACTCATTATTTTTTCTAAGGGCAGCCTTCACTGATAGGTAATCACAGTTCACAaggcttttgctttcaaaacaaacagcTTTTGCTAAAACAGCCGCGCCTGGTAAATTGATTGTTTGGCAGATGTTTTGCTCATTATTCGGAAATGTGCAGCCCCTCGCTCTGTCAAATTGTGAGAGAGTTAAAAGCAGGTCGCAAAATAATGTAACAGGCTCACGGATGCAATACTGCGAGTGTGGAGGTTCGTAGtttgtacatatactgtattgtgGACTTTCCTCCACAGATGGTGTGGCCACTTTCAGGAGCTTCCTGAGGTCTGAGTTCAGTGAGGAGAACATTGAGTTCTGGGCTGCTTGCGAGGACTTCAAGAAGACCAAGAGCCCCATGAAGATGGCAACCAAGGCCCAAAAGATCTATGAGGACTTCATTCAGACTGGTGGACCCAAGGAGGTGGGTGGAAATTAGATATTTTTGATGCTGCATCACACGTTTCATTTAGATCCGTTGGGAATCAAGCAAATTTCTTCATGGGATGGGTTCAGGGATGAGTGGTTGCATATCACTGCTGCTTCTCTCAAAGAAGACGTGCTTTCACTGCACAGGAAGAAAAATGAGCTCAGCACCGCTGAAAAACAGCCAACAGACCTCATTGTTCATATCAATGACTGGGTGATTATCAGGAGCTATCATATTGCTTGCATTCTCTCAAACCTTTTCTGGAGTCCTGAGAAATACTAACCATATTTCTTAGCGAGTCATCTCCCCCAGAACTTATGTAAACATCAGTTCGGAGAAAACAAGTAAATCACCAGCCAAACAGTGCGTATTTCAGCTCTACACAGTCTATTTATGCTCAACCCAGAATTATATGTTCTTTCACCAAAATGCTTACAATAAGTCATGGCATTTTGATAAAAGTATgggtgtttgtataatgttttgtcAAGTCATTGACAGGTTTTATAACCAGTGAAATAACAGTTGTTTCCAGATTAGCAGTTAGATTTTCCTCATTTATTCATTACAATGCTCTCTGTTTGTCCTCTAAGGTGAACATTGATCATGTCACCAAAGACGTGACCCTGAGGAACCTCGTTGACCTGTCCCCTGCCACCTTTGATCTTGCCCAGAGCCGCATCTTCACTCTGATGGAGAAGGACTCCTTTGGCCGCTTTCTGAGATCTGAGATGTACCAGGAGCTTCTGATCTAAAGCTCTGTCAGGGTTGCAGGGAGACCAAGTCAGGTTGCCAAACCCAACAGATCTTACCTGACAACCAAAAAAGGCCCTTTACCAGAATTTGGTTTTGAAAAAAGAAATCTGATCTATTCCTGTGAAGaaaggaagacaaaacgacAATGAAATGTTCTGATGCCACTTTGACTTTCACAATTGGTAAATCACACTGGTGGGGAACATTTCCTGATCATTAAATTATTCCTCTTGCATATTCAGCAAAACTGAATTCAGTTCTGAAATTGACCTTTTGTCTCCCTGCAGCTTTCTAAAATCAGCTTGAAAAATCACACAGAGAAGAACAGAAATAACACAATATTGGATAAAatgggtgtatttgtgtttggatGATTTGACCCCAATTTTATTATGTTTTCCCAATTAAACGGAGCATTCAATACATATCCAGTATATTCACGTTCACTGCATCACTTCTGACAGCAGCATTTGACATTAACCCGCCATTAACCAGCTTTACACCCACTAATGGAAATAAGATATTTCATATTCACCCTTTTAGTCCAGAAACAGGAGAAGGGACTCACTTAAAAGAGAAGAAGCCCCCAGAGATTACTATACTTTCATCAAGAAGCTTTATATTTAGAGTGGGAAGCAGGAAATGCCTTTTTTCAAAGGCAAGTTTAATATTCACAGAGccatacagtagatacacacacacacacaaacacacacacacacacacacacacacacaacaataacaacatgagTAATAAGTAACCTTGAAGAAAGCCTCTGGCCTTTGAATAGCCACTCTGGGACCAGAGAAGAGAGATTTGTGTTGAGCGCCTATAGCGCTGCACTGCAAGTTGCTGAGATGGGAATATCAAGTAGGAACCGATCTTGACAGAGAACTGGGTAGATTTCAAACATGCTGACATGTTGGTCCTCAGGAAACATTTGGCCATATATTCCAACATAGTCCTATTTATTTTCTACTgatactataggcctactaactCAACTGTATGGTGTTGTTTCCCCGCCTCCCCTTTATCTCCTCAGTACCGTAGTGTAACTGATTGTTCTTTTGGGACATACTAAAGCCTTAGCCTGATCTCTAAAATCCTTTGTTAGCGTGATCCAGTATAATTCTCCTAATTAAGAGGATTTAAGGCATGTGTCAGGGCATAATCAATCATTATAAAACTATTATATGCCCAATGTTTAcgattatatatgtgtgtggtctctTTATACCATATCTGAAGTATTTcacaatatattatatatccTTAGCACTTAACACTATCTTAAGTCCTTACTATTTGCCTActcacttcaaaataattgaaCTCTGCGGGCCACGAGTTCACAATTTGGACTATTCTGCTGTTTCCTTTTAACTCCTGTTACCTTTCAAAAAGGAAGTACCAAGCCCGTAGGAATGCCTCCCCACTGATATTTTCACTTTAAAGTTAAGATAATTATTTGATGTAATTGGCCAGTGTTACTTTCCCCCAACATAAACGTTTTAATATTTACAGTCAATGCAAAAAATTGCATCGACTGCATTCTCAACTTTCTGATTATTTACTTCGATAACGAtgccaaaaaaacaaataatgagGACTTAATTTGTGCTGATCACTTTATATTTGACGTAGAATGTGCATGTATTTTGTGTAGCCAACTATATATAAAATGCATCAATACATTAAATATCTGAggatgtatttatttttctatgtaaATATCTATGGTATGGAGGAATTAAATTCTAAGTTATTCAATAATGCGGCGCTTTATTCACTACTGTCTGAGGATGAATCCATCCCAGAACAGCATGGCAAGATCATGTCATTCTTTCACTGTCATAAATGCAAAAATAATATACGTCTTGATTTGTCACTTATTTTGTGTCAAGAATTTGGATATCTGCCAGTAAATTGTACAATCTGGGGTTTTCATTACAGGTGAACACAATATTAGATTGGAACATCTGATGGTGACCATGACATTATATTTACTTTCTTTGTTTTCTTGGGTGGCTTACAGCTCCTAAAGTGGCGATGGAGACCTAGTGTTCGGCACTGTTCCCTATCTATTTTTCTCGTTCCTTTCCGTAGACGACTGATTCAGGTGTCTTCATGCGATGagcaagagggaagagagaagagagagggaagagagaaaagacagaatgaATGCATGATGAGGATGTGTGCGGAGGAGTGAGCAGAAACAGATGGACGATGGAGATGttgccaacacaaacactgtttgaggttaacatgcacacatactctgcTGCTTGCTAGGAATAGCCAATAAAACGCTGGGCGACTCAAGGGGATGAGGGAAGCTGACTGACACGCTGTGGCTTCTCAGCCAGGTGTTTATGCCTGTGAATATGCCTGCATttcacctgtgtgtctgtgtgatgcgaCGAGTGAGGTTTTCTCATTGGCTGCATCCAATGACCCCATAAGAATTCACCCGAATCTACAGTGTGTATTAGcctatttgttatttttttccttttttggtcAAATCTACTCGGAGAAATGGTGTCCACATGTTTTTCCTTTGACAGCCACTGCCTGCATGGAGGCAATTCAGCCATGTACTTTGAAGTGTGTTTTTCTTAGACCTGTGTTTAATAACCCAGATAATGAGTTCTGTCTTGCTTGACTTTGCCATGGATCATGTCTTACAGTACCTTTACCAAACATTTGTCACAGCGCAAGCTACACTGGTTGAGTAATGCCCTCACTAAGCTCCAGAGGGAAACATTTGCATGATAGCACTTAGCCAGCTCATCAAGTTTCCCTGTGACTAAAGGACAAAAATCTTTCCCAATAATTCCTGAGAAACcataaacacatgcagacagctGATTGCGAACGCGCACAGCACGCAGAGGGATGATAAGCACTCGTACGTACGTACATGCCTAGTACATTCGGTCATTTGTGTTGAGCGAGCAGTTAGCGTGGTCTTATGGGACATACGCTCCAGACTACTTTGcctcatttacatttttttttaaaaacactacCACCAGGGCATTACATTCCTCACATTCTAAATAAAGATCTCCAGGATTGATAGGTATAATAAAAAAGGGTTTTagcctttatttattttttgccaggTCCTGAAAGCCAGAGGAGCTGGACAGTAAATTTCTTTGCAAGGGCCAGGAGGGTTAATGCACTGAGACTCTTAGTACTCATTTGGCTCCGTTTGAAAGATTACATGACGCagtgcgttctctctctcattgacaATGGTTCTAAGGTCAGGCTTGATTATGCTGGTTTGGAATGTTCTCATGACCACATAAAGCAGTTCTGGGAGATGAAAACACTACAAAGCATGGAAGATAATATTACAGTAGAgctttacattttaaaaaatcaaaaatcaaaacaGATCATACAGTAGACTGAAATGATTAGAATTCATAATATTATTTAAGCTagtatttgattgattgatcaaaTTCAAAACCATGTGTAATTCttgagcatgtgcgtgtgtgtgtgtgtgtgtgtgtgtgtgtgtgtgtgtgtgtctgcacatgtgtACATCAAAAAGGCTCCCTCCCTCAAACAATAATAACTAGCCCACAGCCAAGCCACAGGATTGAATTTAATACCATCAGGCCTTCTGTTGAGGTCTAATGACCAGGCCCAAGTCCCCCAGCAAAGCACTGATGAAACGAGATGGCGAGAACAGAGGCACAGATTAGCCAATTGGAGAGAAGAACAGGGTGTTCTGGCAAAGCCTCATTTTAACCGCAAATTTGAAGGGGCTGTTTTTATCTGTTCTGTTGAGTCAGTCATGGACCCAcatacattacagtttttgccttctCTCTGTACAACTACACACTGGTGAGTACACTGGTGAGTAAATTGCTAAATGCCATCATTTTGATTCAGTGCCTACACCTTGTGACATGAAATATTTACAATGACCTTACAGCGATGTTACCCTGTGTGGATAATGTTTCAATGTTTCCACATgtgataaagaaataaaaaatataacaaGATATTAAGTTAATACACTTTTATTGCATTCACATGAACATGTAAGTGTATGAGTAAATGTGTCATGGTTTCTATTCATATATTGTGAACAACAGAATAGATTATAATCTCTTTTCTATGAACACTTCACATCTGCAACTCGGGCCACCTCAGAATTGACCCTGTagccctcaaacaacacaatggAAACTGGATAGTAAGATTTCAAGATATCAAAGAGAATGAATGTTTGTTTCTTATGCCTCAGTGAATGTACTGAGTGATGTTTGAGGGGTGCTATGACATATTGTCTATTCAAAAGCATTCAGCAACACGCCACACATAGCCAGCATGTTCCTCTTTGTGCTTTTGaaatgcccccccacccctcagtcAACACTAAAGTTTGACAAGCAGCTAAGACCCATTGTCTTTTCTGGAGGGCTTGAGGCATAAAAGTGTTTGGTTTTTGGTGTGTATTAAAATAATATGAACCTTGTGCATGACGTGTAGGAAATCCTTCTCATAGCTTGTCATATTCATTTACATCAGTGATTTAGTAATAACTGGTTAATTAATTACTTACTACTGTTAAGAGactgagaaaaagaaaatgtacagtaggatacagtacatgtgctgtGGACACTGTAAACACGTTGCAAAGGTTTGGGGCTTAATCTTGATACTTCTAAGTTTACATTAAGGTAAGTTGAGAGAAGTCAactgttaaaatgttaaaagaaaaaaaagaaatcctttAACAGCCAGGGCCCCTCAGAATATTTCAAGAGCTTCAACCAtcttacaccacattttctAAAACAATTAGTTATGGTCTTTGATTGTGATTAGCTAAATTGTGTTCAACGTCATTGTAAAACACTCTGCAGCTGAACTATTGACATTCATATAACTGCAGTAATTATTATCAAAATAATCACTTTAGTGCATGCGAGACATGTCATTTGTAATGACAAGCCACGTTAGCAATCACTCTGCGCTTTATAAAGGTTTTTGGACACAGTGTGCTAGGGAAAAAATTGTAAAAAgactgattttttcccccctttttttaaatgatgttacTACAGTACTCTTACATTTAACCATGTGTGTATTCTATTAATATGCAGTATAAGGTAATGGGGGTAGTGACATTTAATGTCTTTTGTCACTGACCTGGAAAATATCCCTCTGTTTCACAGCCTACAGTTAGCAGTTACATATCAGGCAAATtgtggcttattgcttaagttTATGGTTTGAGGAACAGAATCAACCAAATCAAAGAGCCAGTTTGACTAATCCCATGGAAATGTGCCATTGATTCTCCTGAAATTGAATTCAGTGTGATTTAGAAAAAAGGTTCAGAGGATTTTCTTGTATAAAATTACAAACTATACAACATGgaattttatttttgtaaaaaatacAGCAAGAAATATAAGTGAACATATTTTGGGCAAACACATAATATATAACACAATAAATATAATTTAACTATTAATTTATTAACTTaagaagaggcagagagatttTTATAAGATGTAACATTCATTAGTCAAAAGCGTTTGAGATCTCAGACCCTCAACAAATTTCAATAACATCAATgaatttatatagcctataggtGACACAACTGCAATCACTACAATTTAGCATCATTACTTCATTACATAATTGGCATGGGCAGAAAAATGCACACATTTTTCGCACATATGTCAGCACTCAAATAtcagcatgtttttgttttctcaatAACTTCATAGCTAAGTCGTGGCATCGTAGATACTGTAGCTAACATCAATACACCAATAGATATCAGAATGCGAAGACATCTTAAAATCAAGATTCACAGTAAtttaccatattattttctatctAATGAAATGTCTGGTTTGAATAAATTCACTAACAAGTTCAGTATAGATATTTTTTTAATGTGAGTGAAAATATGTAACCGCAATTCTCTTGTAAACCACAACTTTGTCCTCAACATTCAGTCAAGTTATTTAGTTGCTATCTCTGTACACGCAGGGAAATTAGAAACTAAAGGTTTTGACTGACTCTTCCCATTCTTTGTTTAGAAAATGGAAATTAGTGAGGTAGTTAAGAGTCAATGGCTTTAAGACTTTACAATATATTTTAACCATTTGTGGAAGGTTGGCCAGCTATTTGCACAACCCTCATGACCATGTTAACAGATCCTGTCAGGGGACAAAGACCACAATTCATTAGCTTGTAAAGAAGTCAAATTTAGCATATAAGACTTCAGATATAAATTAGACCAAGGACAGGTGAAATTTTGCTACTAATTCACTTGTTTGAATCCTCCCTTCACCAATGATTCAATCCCTATTCTACAACACAAAGTTCCTTTGACTTCACTTTTAGTTCACTTTCAGTTTAGATGGAAGAAATGTGACCTCCACTATCAGtaacatactgtgcacacaatATCAATACTCTATGTTCTGGGCGCGTAGCAGTCTAAGACGGAAAATAATCGAGCTAATCAGTCGAGCTATTAGTTCTGAGAACTAAGCACAGAAAGGCAGGAGATGGCTACTGTTAGACAGGTTTCTCTTCACACCTCTGTCCAGACCACAGCGTGTGCTGCCAACAGGGCCCTGGGTCAGTTCCAGGAACAGTTTTGACTTCAGAAAACGCCGGTATGAGTCTTTCTCCATCAGGTGCATAATTTTACTCTGGGCCTCATCGAAACAGGTGGCGTCAGCACTCAACAAGTTTCTTCTGGTCTCCTCTCGAGTTGCTGAATCCAAATTGACCTGAGAAACAGTCAAGAGATTTCTTTCACTCAAAAAGGCATTTCATTCATGTCCAAATATGTACAACTTGGAAATAAGTAGTAACTAAGTATTACATTATCAATATTTGGTCATTAATGGCAAAGACATATCCAGAACTGCTTTAAAGAAAGCATTTCAGTATGGTCTTTACCTCATTTGGGGAGTCCATCTCCACATATTGATTAAATATCTTTGAAGCTTTTACAGGTCTTTTGTCTGCAGAGGTTTTCTTGTAGTCTTCACAGACACTCCAGAACTGAATGTTCTCCTCACTGAATTCAGACTTCAGAAAGGCTGTGAAAGCCGCCTGGCCcactaaaaaaaatggaaaatgtaTTACACAGAAAGAAATTTGAGgatgaaacaacacacactggaAGTTTACACATTTTGCAAGTAATGCCCTAGTAtgtgaaatgacagagcaggaCGCAACACGGGATAATTCAAACGCGTATTCTTTTTGCTTCTGAATTCATTTCCATTTTATACAATCACATGACATGTTGGCTCTCTCTACAGTGAAATTCCTGAGACATCACATGATGAGCTAGCTTCAACCGTCCCAAGTCAACCCTCCCCCCAAACTGTTCCCTTTCCTGGGCTGCTCTAGTGTCTTGACACCAGGGACATGGGGGTTTGGGGTGTGCAGGGCCGGGCTGCGTTTAGAGGACGGCCTAAACAGTGGTCAGAGCCACATCTCTGGGGGATTTCTCTGAAGGCCATTGCTCCACAGCTCCATACCCTTTGCGGCTGACGCTCAAGGGGCCACCAAAGCGGAGCAGCAGGCCCTGTTAAGGCCACCCAGAGCAGCCAGACGACACGTAGCGCACGTCCTGGGGCATGAGAACGCAGGCCAGAGTTAGGGGTAGGAagaaggtggggtggggtgggggtggggggactaGCCCCTAGACTATACAAATGAATTGCTTTTAAACAACATGCATGAGTCAGTGGGAACCGCAGAGCAGACCACAGCTATCACATTGTCTGACAAATAAAAAAGTCTCAGTGCTATCTGGGGAACACTTAACAGTAAATAATCTCTCCTTTCCCCAAACAAATGTTTTTGctagaaacaaaaacaaaatcagcaCAACTGAAgccatttaaataaataaataaataaataaatacataaataaacaaacaaacaaacaaataaataaataaataaataaactcctTTGCCTATCTGTTTTTTGGTTGTACCCTAAGACACACGATACAACTAAAACAAAATACTCCATTGGCATCTGGTTTTTTTGGACCTGAAAGGCCCTGATTGATTGTTCTTCTTGGATCAATTAAAATACCATCTTTGAAGCCGCTCGTCTCTCATCATGATAGATTTTTCTTTCACCAAAAAGCACTTCACATAATGGATGCATTGAATTTGTCCTCACACTCAAACAATCCTTACCTTCATTATTGATCACATTGTTGAAGGATGACTTCCATTTCTCAACATCCGCAGGTTCGACACTGAAGAGACAAAAGCAATTAAAGTTTACTCAACAGCTCTAATCTGACCTAATAGACAGCATGCCAATATAAGAAACTCCCCAGCTCATTCTGAGCCTAACTAGGGTAGTTGGTAGTGTAGGCTAGTTGTtaagcatgcagtagcctgaaagttggttCAATTCttggcttccaccattgtgccttCGAggaaggcacttaacccctagttgctccggggacaatgtaatcccttgtaatatagttcaCCTACGTAAGTCACATTGCTAAATGTAATCATAAAAAATACATAATTTTGACTTTTCAAATGAATTACAACAATGCATAAGACCGACGCTATTGCGACAAAGCATATTCCTCATTATCATGCTCTCCAAGGAAGTGTGCTGTTGTGGCAAGTCGCCtgcctcactctcctctcttaccGTTTCACCTCTGGTGCCTTCTCCTTCAGTGGTTTCTGGTCAGGTGGAGGGTCCGGTTTTTGAAGAAGAAACCCAATGCGGTGTTTTATGTCCTTGGCgctgcagggagggagagagggaacttTGTCTTTACACTTTACTCGGTCAGCAAGAATTTAAAACAGATGAATACGCAAATTGGCAAAACTGATTATTAATATGATCACATCTCCATGATGTTATGAAAGGGGAAATGTCAATATCACATAAAGTAAACTGTATTCCTGTCACCGAGTAtctttaatgtaggcctatgtatacacatacacatgagcaTACACATTCAATGACACGACTTGTGATCTATTTCCTTTGTGTCATGTTTCACATGTATGTTTACTTATTTAAATTATGTTGCTtaacataaataaatgtcaatAATTCAAATCATTATACTCCTTGCAGGAATTAGTATCAGTATAATCTGAAACatcaataacaacaaacaaTCTTTTCATTTGATCATAGGTCTGAATCAAAACAGACAAAATCGTGCCCCTACCTTTTCAAGCAGGTTGCGGGCAAAGCCGCGAGAcctttacacatactgtagttgcgGTGGTGAGTACACAgatgtgacagagggagagtgtgtcttCAGCACAGAGCGCAATCCTCATACAGTGGCAGTGCAGCCTTCCGCTCTGCCTGTGCTTTTATATGACCACAGTCCTGCCAGCAGAGGAACCGGCCAATCACAGTGGAGCTCTGCTGTCAACAGGCTGACAGCATACAAAAGAGAACGTGTGGAGAGAGTGGAAGCCATAATAATGGCGAGCAACCCCTATAAAGCTAAAAGTACACCTGGGGGTGACAAGGTA
This genomic interval carries:
- the rgs5a gene encoding regulator of G-protein signaling 5a, with translation MCKGLAALPQTCLVRAKEIKSKLGILLQKPENAIDLIIPYPEKPEKKPEKLQRPTPEEAAHWRESLDQVLANDYGVATFRSFLRSEFSEENIEFWAACEDFKKTKSPMKMATKAQKIYEDFIQTGGPKEVNIDHVTKDVTLRNLVDLSPATFDLAQSRIFTLMEKDSFGRFLRSEMYQELLI
- the rgs4 gene encoding regulator of G-protein signaling 4 codes for the protein MCKGLAALPATCLKSAKDIKHRIGFLLQKPDPPPDQKPLKEKAPEVKRVEPADVEKWKSSFNNVINNEVGQAAFTAFLKSEFSEENIQFWSVCEDYKKTSADKRPVKASKIFNQYVEMDSPNEVNLDSATREETRRNLLSADATCFDEAQSKIMHLMEKDSYRRFLKSKLFLELTQGPVGSTRCGLDRGVKRNLSNSSHLLPFCA